Genomic DNA from Sporosarcina sp. ANT_H38:
AATTACAAAAGTTCTTCACTATAGGTCCCAGATGGTATTTAGAAGACTAATTCTCATTGTTATTCTAAATGTCATTATGTTTATAACTGTCACATTTACACTAAAAGGTCTGACAGCAATCAGTCCTGCAGATGGTAAAATGCACGCATTTCTCTACATTATGATTTGTGCAGTTGTAGGTGCTGCTATTTACGGTTATCTATCCCTTAAAACGGGTCTCGCACAGAAATTGTTCGGTGAGCGATTGACTAGATTCACCAAGAAATTAGGCTTTTAGGAGGAAAATAATGCGTATAGATAAATTGTTGTCGAATATGGGATATGGTACTCGGAAAGAAGTTAAGCAACTGATGAAAAAAGGATCTGTACAGGTGAATGCAGTGGCGGTGAAAGATGCCGCAATGCATGTTGATACAGTGAAGGATATAGTAACGATACTTGGTGAAAGAGTCGTCTATAAAGAATTTATGTACCTTATGATGAACAAGCCGCAAGGTGTATTGTCTGCCACTGAAGATAAAAGGGATCAGACAGTTATTGATTTATTAGATGAGGAATATAGCATTTTTGAAATGTTTCCTGTTGGCAGGCTAGATAAAGATACGGAAGGTTTTCTGTTGCTAACGAATGACGGAAAGCTTGCGCATAACTTATTGTCACCTAAGAAAGGTGTGGCGAAAACATATTATGCTCATATCGAAGGAATAGTTACTGAAGAAGATACTAAGCGATTTTCAGAAGGAGTTATTCTGGAAGATGGCTATGAGACGAAGCCTGGTCAGTTGGAAATTTTAAAATCAGCCGACATTTCCGAAATTGAATTGACGATTACGGAAGGGAAATATCATCAAGTGAAGCGTATGTTTGAAGCTGTTGATAAGCAAGTTATTTATTTAAAACGTTTATCAATGGGGCCTTTATCCTTGGATGAAAGTCTGACACTAGGGTCGTACCGGGAATTGACAGAAGAAGAATTGCAACAATTAATGCAGATTTCTGGAAAATAAAAAGGGCTGAGCCGTTAGATGCGGTTCAGCTCTTTTTTTGTCTAGCCGCTAGACTCCAAGCCCTTGGATAAAAAGTCGTTTTGTTGTCGGGTTGGACGGTGCCTTGCGTTTTTATTGTAGTCCAGTCTCCAAGCGCCAGCCTTCTGTACCTGCGGGATGCAGATCTGAGAGCTGGCGCTTGGTGCTTTTCTAAGTTATGTGCGGGTCATGAAGATAATTTCACTTTTTTTGCTGTCGTCGTCCATTTACCGCGAACCGGGCTCGTTATGAGCTCGTTGTATTCAAGGACATTTAAGTCCCTTTGGACCGTACGGTGAGTGATACCAAATTCTTCGACCAGGTTTTCAGTAGTTACAGTACCATTATTGAGGATATACAAGTAGATATCCTTGATGCGTGTAAGCATACGATCAGTTGCAGGTTTCAAGTGTGGAATCACCCCTTCATCTTCATTATCCAAAAAATGTTTGGTCATGAGACTTATGAATGTTGCCTAAAGCACGTTGAAATTATCCCTGACGACGCACATCCTTTCGAAAAACTTGAAAAGTCAGATTAAATATCCTGACAATACTAGTATAGCTTATTTTTATAAACATTGCATGATTTTTTTGTGAAAAGTTTGTGAAAGAGGATTCTTCTTTATTTTCTCGCGCTAACGTGTGAAAATAGACATATTGTGAAAGAAGGTGCCTTGAATGTCTAATTGGAAAAATGAAGCTTTGAAAAGGCGAGAATCACTTATACATGATTTACAAAATTTAATCGCCATCCCTTCTGTACTTGATGAAAGTGTGGCAACTGAAGATTTACCATTCGGACCAGAGCCTAAACGTGCGCTCGACTGGCTTTTAGAAGAAGGCCGCAAAGCGGGAATGCTTGTGAAGAATGTAGACAATATGGCGGGACATATTGAGATGGGGGAAGGGGATGAACTCCTCGGAATCCTTTGCCACGTAGATGTCGTTCCGGCAGGAAGTAATTGGTTACATGACCCATTTGGAGGCGTTGTCGAGGACGGCAAGCTGTTTGGTCGTGGTGCTATTGATGATAAAGGCCCCACGATAGCTGCTTGGCACGCGATGAAAATAGTCCGAGATTCGGGTGTTGCACTGAATAAGCGGGTTCGCCTCATTATTGGGACTGACGAAGAAAGTGGCTTTCGATGTGTGAAGCGTTATTTTGAAAAAGAAGAAATGCCGACTATTGGATTTGCACCAGATGCCGATTTTCCAATTATTAATGCGGAAAAAGGGATTGCTTCTATCCTTTTTAAGCAAAAAGCAGTTATGGATGATGAACAACTTCTGCTATTCAAGTCGGGAAACCGGACAAATATGGTTCCGGATTATGCGGAGGCGCACCTGGCAGAACAAGTTGAATTTGACAATGAACAGTTCGTTACCTTTTTAAATATTCATGATGTTACAGGGGGAGTTGCCATTGAGAGCGGTAATACCGTCATCAGTTTAAATGGAAAATCAGCACACGCGATGGAACCTGATAATGGTGTCAACGCTGCTGTACTTCTGGCTTCTTTCTTGAATCGTATTTTAAAAGAAGGTCCATCAAAAGACTTCACACAATTCATGTTTGATGCTTTTGCTAATGAGTCGCGAGGACTTTTCCTAGGTTTGGCGTTCAATGATGAAATGTCAGGCGATACGACACTGAATGCGGGAATCGTGACATACAATCCGGAAAGTGGTGGGGAAATAAACGTTAGCCTGCGTTATTCAGTCAGCTATCCATTTGAGGCGAAATTGACAACATGCATGGAACGGTTAACGGAAACACCTTTTTCGGTCGATATCGGATCGAACTCTGCGCCTCATCATATGGACGCAAATGACCCGCTGATACGGACCTTGCAAGAGGTGTATACTGATCATACCGGAGAACCTGCTGAGTTATTGGCAATCGGGGGAGGTACATATGCCCGAGTCCTTGAAAAAGGAGTTGCTTTTGGAATGCTGTTTCCTGGCAGGGAAGACGTGGCTCATCAGGCAGATGAATATATTTATATAGATGATTTAGTGAAGGCAACTGGGATTTATGCAGATGCAATTAGCCGACTCGTATCTGAAAAAAGGAAAGGGGAATAAGGATGACAGTTTATTTTATTGATGGACAATTCACAGAACGTGAAGGATTGACTATTTCGATTGATGACCGAGGTTATTATTTTGGAGATGGTGTGTATGAAGTAATTAAAGTATATGATGGAGAATTGTATACTGCTGAAGAACATATTAATCGTTTATTTCAAAGTGCTACAAAGATAAAGATGACTATTCCTTATGCTGAAGTGCAATTGATGGAGATTGCACGTGAATTAGTGGAGAAAAATAACATTGTGGTTGGACACGTTTACATCCAAGTGACACGCGGATCCGCTCCGAGAATTCACCATTTCCCTAATCCGTCAGTACCGCCAGTCGTGACTGGATATGCAATCAACAATCCGAGACCTATAGTAGGTATAGAAAATGGAGTAGCGGTTAAGTCAGTAGCAGACGTCCGTTGGTTGCGTTGCGATATTAAAAGTCTTAACTTGCTCGGCAATGTACTTGCTAAGCAAGAAGCGCATGAGGCGGGTTGTATAGAGGCATTGCTTCACCGTGACGGTGTTGTCACGGAAGGTTCCTCATCGAACATGTTTGGGGTAAAAGATGGAATAGTCTATACTCATCCTGTGACAAATCTTATTTTGAATGGAATTACTCGTCAAGTGTTACTTGGACTATGTGAAGAACAAGGAATTCCAGTCGTTGAGAAATCCTTTACACTGGATGAAGCTTTTGCAATGGATGAATTTTTCTTGACGTCAACAACATCTGAAGTGATGCCAGTCATTTCTATCGATGGACATCCTGTAAGTTCTGGAGTAATAGGACCCTTGACAATGAAGTTACAAAAAGCATTCAATGCACAGATCCCATCTTTTATTTCGGGTGAATAATAGTGTACAGTATGTGATTGGAGTGAATGAGCATGGCGCAACTTGTTAAACTGCTCGACTATGTCTCCCGTTACGAACAAGATCTTACGCGCTACCCTTCGCAGTATATCCGTTTAAAAAGGTATCAATGGGAACGTATGAAGACCCAGTGGGAAAGTGGAGCGGATTTATCGGAATGGCATCAGGAGAATGAAGAAGTAGAAGAACCGGAAGAGAGTAAATGGTTTTCCCCTCTACTCCGGGTCTTCGGCCAACGTAAAGATGTTGAGGCAGTGCAAGAACACGACAATAGCGAAGATGAAAAAAGTGATGAAGAAGATAGTTTTGGATTTAGACCAAATCTAATTCACACCCCCTCAAGCCTCGAACATTTAAGAAGACTTTATTTGGAACAGCTTTTTCATTTTCAAATCAAGTGGGTAAGTTCGACGTTAATGGACAAGTCAAGAGTGGATTCACGTTTTTTCCGAGATTCACTTTTACGAAGTTTCGCTCAAAATCTTCCGGATAATTATTTATTATTTTATTATCCAATCTTGCTATTGAAGAAAGCACCTGTTGAACTAGACATTATTATTGTGACACCTGTTGAGTGCATGTGTATTACCGTGCTTGAGAAAGAGGACGTTGCAGCCTTTAGTGGGAGTGGGGACAGATTTTGGCTAAAGAAGCTAGGGGAAAAAGAAACGAAATTTCTTAGTCCGCTTATAGCGCTAAATAGAACTGAAAAAATTGTTTCTAGTATATTGAAAGTACAAGGAATCGATTTCCCTGTACGAAAATATTTGATTTCACGTAACGGGTATATCGATCACCCAGGTTCGGCATTTGATGTTGATATTATTGATAGACGGTCATATGATGACTGGTTTTCCTCCCTTCAGAAAATGTCAGTTCCGATGAAGTCTACGCAATTCAAAGCAGGCCAGGCAATACTTGACATGGGGCAAACAACTTCAATAAGTAGATTATTTGGCGAAGATGATGAACAACAAACAGAAGAAGAGCAATAACCTATAAATAGAAATAGAAAAGAGTGTATACAATGCGGCTTCGCAATAAACCATGGGCAAGAGACTACATGGCAGAACACCCAGATATCTTATTAGCAGAACCAGAAAAAATGATGAATGGTTGGCATACCCTTTTTGGTAATGACAACCCAATACACATTGAAGTTGGATCAGGAATGGGCCAATTTATCATCGGCATGGCAATTGCCAACCCGAATGTGAATTATATAGGAATAGAGCATTTTGATAACGTTATCGTATCTGCGCTTGAAAAGGCTGTTGAAGCAGGGAAGCCATCAAATTTACGACTATTTCGTGCAAATGGAATGGATCTTACAAAGATCTTCCACAAAGGTGAAATAGATCGAGTGTTTTTGAATTTTTCCGATCCATGGCCGAAAACGAGAAATGCTAAAAGAAGGTTAACGCATAAAACGTTTTTAAAGCTCTATGAAGAAGTACTTGCTGAAGGTGGAGAAATTCACTTCAAAACAGATAACCGTCTGTTGTTCGAATTCTCGCTTGTCTCAATGTCTGAGTACGGTATGAAGTTAGGTTATGTATCGCTTGATCTGCATGCAGAAATGCCGGAAGATAATATTATGACTGAATATGAAGAGAAGTTTTCAGCAAAAGGACACCCGATTTATAGGCTTGAATCTCGATTTGCTAATTAATCGCGCATTAACGGGCAGTAAAATCCTGATTTCAAGTCTTTGAGGATGTAAGAAGACTTGAAGATGGGGATGAAGAAAATCCCGCTGATTGAAGAATAACTATTTGATTGAATTAGACCAGGGAATGGGAGGATGTTTCTATGGATACATATACATTTCATGATATGACGTTGACATGGCTGGATGGTAGTGGCAATTTTTTAGATGGTGGTACTATGTTTGGGGTTGTTCCAAAAGCGCTTTGGTCAAGGCGCTATGAAGCGGATGAACATAATCGTATAAAAATGAGAAACGATCCTATTCTAATTCAGTATGAAGGAAAAAATATATTGATTGACACGGGGCATGGAAAAGGAAAACTTAGTGAGAAGATGATGAAAAATCTAGGTATTGTTGAAGAGGCTAAGGTTTTGGGGAACCTTGCTGAGCTTAGTTTATCACCGGAAGATATCGATATTATTCTTATGACACACTTGCATAATGACCATGCAGCAGGTTTAACGGAATGGCGTGAAGGGAGTCTTGTTTCAGTTTTCCCGAATGCTGATATCTATGTTTCACAAACCGAATGGAATGAAATGCGTAATCCGAATATCCGTTCAAGGAATACATACTTGAAAGAGAACTGGGAACCTGTACAACAACAGGTGAAGACATTCGAGGGAAGCATCTCTATTATTCCAGAAATCGAAATGATTCATACAGGTGGTCATAGCGATGGCCATAGCGTTATCAAATTGACTCAAAATGGTGAAACAATTCTCCATATGGCCGACATTATGCCTACGCAAGCGCATAATAATCCGTTATGGGTTCTAGCTTTTGATGATTACCCAATGACGTCAATTTTTGCAAAAGAGAAATTGATGAAAGAAGCGCTTGCAGGGGGCTACAAATTCATTTTTTATCACGACGCCTACTATAGACTTGTGAAATGGGATGTAAGTGGAAAAGAAATTATCGAATCCGTTAAAGTATCTATATAATAAAAACCGTCACATTACCGGGGAAATCCGGAAATGTGACGGTTTTTATAATAGATTAAGAAAGTATAAGTTTTCACCCTTAACCGGTGTCTATTTCTAAACGTTCGGGGTATTGTTTTATGCTTTTACTAACTCAACAACTGTACCCGTTTTTGCATCTGCTGCAAATTCGAATTGTTCTAGTTCGCCTTCTTTAATGCGCGAAATGCCACCGCGGTAAACATCCATTGTAATGACGTTGTTCTTGAATGGCTCAGTTTTCATGACAATCCATGAGCCATCTATCGGACCTTCACTTTTAAAGGCATCTTTTATTGTGTTTAATACAGAATCAGCTGATACATTTTGGTTAACGCGATCGATTGTTTCGCTGACAACAATACCAGCTGCAACTCCCGTTAATACACCTGCAAGGAAATCTGTTAATTTCATTCTAATTACCCCCTATAGTCGGTATTTCAAACAGTGTACCACAAATTTACTTATCTTTGCCAAGTAAGTATTTAGAGGGGATAATTCGACTTCCGAATTAAACGGTGGATAGTTTCTGAATAATCGACTACACTATTTATAGTAGGATATACATAAAAAGTGGGGGGACTATTCAATGCAAAAAGATACACTTGAAATGTTTAGAACTTTGACTGAACTTCCAGGTGCACCGGGTAATGAGCACGCAGTGCGTAACTATATGCGTGGGGAACTTGGTAAGTATTCCGATGAGCTGATTCAAGATAACCTCGGCGGCATTTTCGGTATACGAAAAGGACCTAAGGATGGTCCGCGTATATTGGTGGCGGGTCATATGGATGAAGTCGGGTTTATGGTCAGTCAAATTACCGACAACGGAATGATTCGTTTCCAGCCGCTTGGCGGATGGTGGAACCAGGTGTTGCTTGCGCAGCGCGTGGAAATTATTACAGAAAATGGTCCAGTTATAGGGGTCATCGGATCGATTCCTCCGCATCTGTTAAGTGATGAATTGCGCAATAGACCTATGGATATTAAAAACATGTTGATTGATATCGGCGCAGATGATAAAGAAGATGCGAAGAAAATCGGCATCCGCCCAGGTCAACAAATTGTTCCGGTCAGCCAGTTTACTCCTATGGCGAACAACAAGAAAATACTTGCCAAAGCGTGGGATAATCGCTACGGTTGCGGACTTGCAATCGAGTTATTGAAAGAAGTGCATAATGAAAAATTGCCTAATAATTTGTATTCCGGAGCTAACGTTCTTGAAGAAGTTGGCCTCCGCGGTGCTGCGGCGTCCGCAACGATGATCAATCCGGATCTGTTTTTTGCACTTGATGCAAGTCCAGCAAATGATGCAACAGGTGACAAAAATGAATTTGGTCAACTAGGCAAAGGAACATTACTTCGTATATTTGACCGCTCGATGATTACTCACCGTGGTTTGCGTGAATTTATCCTTGATATGGCGGAAACACACAATATCCCTTATCAGTATTTCATCTCGCAGGGCGGAACGGATGCAGGGCGCGTCCATACGTCGAATGAAGGAGTTCCGAGTGCTGTAATTGGTATTTGTTCACGCTACATTCACACATCGGGATCAATCATCCATACGGACGACTACGCCGCGGCAAAGGAGCTTCTCGTGAAACTTGTTAAAGCGTGTGATAAGACTACGGTAGAAACAATAAAAAACAACGTATGATCTGAATCCGTCCTTGCGCTTTAAAATTGCGTATTGGACGGTTTTCTATTTGGATGAATGGAGGAGAATACAAATGGAATTTATGATTGGGTCCACAAATCCCGCAAAAGTGAACGCCGCTAAGAAAGTTCTGGCAATTCACTTTCCGAAGGCACTTCTTGCTGAGGCTGAAGTTGGATCAGGTGTTTCTGAACAGCCTTTTGGTGATGATGAAACCAGGCTCGGTGCTATCAATCGTGCACTGCGCGCTGCGGGTATGAAAGTGGGGGTAATTGGAATTGGGCTGGAGGGAGGTGTCCGTATTCTTGAAGGACAGATGTATCTTTGTAACTGGGGTGCATTGAAACTTCCTGATGGGACAAAGTTTACTGCGGGAGGCGCGCAGATTCCATTGCCGAGGGAGATTGCAGATGAGTTGAGGGCAGGGAAAGAACTGGGACCGGTTGTAGATT
This window encodes:
- a CDS encoding MBL fold metallo-hydrolase, with the protein product MDTYTFHDMTLTWLDGSGNFLDGGTMFGVVPKALWSRRYEADEHNRIKMRNDPILIQYEGKNILIDTGHGKGKLSEKMMKNLGIVEEAKVLGNLAELSLSPEDIDIILMTHLHNDHAAGLTEWREGSLVSVFPNADIYVSQTEWNEMRNPNIRSRNTYLKENWEPVQQQVKTFEGSISIIPEIEMIHTGGHSDGHSVIKLTQNGETILHMADIMPTQAHNNPLWVLAFDDYPMTSIFAKEKLMKEALAGGYKFIFYHDAYYRLVKWDVSGKEIIESVKVSI
- a CDS encoding DUF84 family protein, with the translated sequence MEFMIGSTNPAKVNAAKKVLAIHFPKALLAEAEVGSGVSEQPFGDDETRLGAINRALRAAGMKVGVIGIGLEGGVRILEGQMYLCNWGALKLPDGTKFTAGGAQIPLPREIADELRAGKELGPVVDFYFKSSGIRNKEGAIGMLTANAVKRDELFEHVLQLLIGQYKYHLKSQ
- a CDS encoding DeoR family transcriptional regulator, which translates into the protein MKPATDRMLTRIKDIYLYILNNGTVTTENLVEEFGITHRTVQRDLNVLEYNELITSPVRGKWTTTAKKVKLSS
- a CDS encoding pseudouridine synthase, yielding MRIDKLLSNMGYGTRKEVKQLMKKGSVQVNAVAVKDAAMHVDTVKDIVTILGERVVYKEFMYLMMNKPQGVLSATEDKRDQTVIDLLDEEYSIFEMFPVGRLDKDTEGFLLLTNDGKLAHNLLSPKKGVAKTYYAHIEGIVTEEDTKRFSEGVILEDGYETKPGQLEILKSADISEIELTITEGKYHQVKRMFEAVDKQVIYLKRLSMGPLSLDESLTLGSYRELTEEELQQLMQISGK
- the dat gene encoding D-amino-acid transaminase, whose amino-acid sequence is MTVYFIDGQFTEREGLTISIDDRGYYFGDGVYEVIKVYDGELYTAEEHINRLFQSATKIKMTIPYAEVQLMEIARELVEKNNIVVGHVYIQVTRGSAPRIHHFPNPSVPPVVTGYAINNPRPIVGIENGVAVKSVADVRWLRCDIKSLNLLGNVLAKQEAHEAGCIEALLHRDGVVTEGSSSNMFGVKDGIVYTHPVTNLILNGITRQVLLGLCEEQGIPVVEKSFTLDEAFAMDEFFLTSTTSEVMPVISIDGHPVSSGVIGPLTMKLQKAFNAQIPSFISGE
- a CDS encoding nuclease-related domain-containing protein; the encoded protein is MAQLVKLLDYVSRYEQDLTRYPSQYIRLKRYQWERMKTQWESGADLSEWHQENEEVEEPEESKWFSPLLRVFGQRKDVEAVQEHDNSEDEKSDEEDSFGFRPNLIHTPSSLEHLRRLYLEQLFHFQIKWVSSTLMDKSRVDSRFFRDSLLRSFAQNLPDNYLLFYYPILLLKKAPVELDIIIVTPVECMCITVLEKEDVAAFSGSGDRFWLKKLGEKETKFLSPLIALNRTEKIVSSILKVQGIDFPVRKYLISRNGYIDHPGSAFDVDIIDRRSYDDWFSSLQKMSVPMKSTQFKAGQAILDMGQTTSISRLFGEDDEQQTEEEQ
- a CDS encoding M42 family metallopeptidase, yielding MQKDTLEMFRTLTELPGAPGNEHAVRNYMRGELGKYSDELIQDNLGGIFGIRKGPKDGPRILVAGHMDEVGFMVSQITDNGMIRFQPLGGWWNQVLLAQRVEIITENGPVIGVIGSIPPHLLSDELRNRPMDIKNMLIDIGADDKEDAKKIGIRPGQQIVPVSQFTPMANNKKILAKAWDNRYGCGLAIELLKEVHNEKLPNNLYSGANVLEEVGLRGAAASATMINPDLFFALDASPANDATGDKNEFGQLGKGTLLRIFDRSMITHRGLREFILDMAETHNIPYQYFISQGGTDAGRVHTSNEGVPSAVIGICSRYIHTSGSIIHTDDYAAAKELLVKLVKACDKTTVETIKNNV
- the trmB gene encoding tRNA (guanosine(46)-N7)-methyltransferase TrmB translates to MRLRNKPWARDYMAEHPDILLAEPEKMMNGWHTLFGNDNPIHIEVGSGMGQFIIGMAIANPNVNYIGIEHFDNVIVSALEKAVEAGKPSNLRLFRANGMDLTKIFHKGEIDRVFLNFSDPWPKTRNAKRRLTHKTFLKLYEEVLAEGGEIHFKTDNRLLFEFSLVSMSEYGMKLGYVSLDLHAEMPEDNIMTEYEEKFSAKGHPIYRLESRFAN
- the pepV gene encoding dipeptidase PepV is translated as MSNWKNEALKRRESLIHDLQNLIAIPSVLDESVATEDLPFGPEPKRALDWLLEEGRKAGMLVKNVDNMAGHIEMGEGDELLGILCHVDVVPAGSNWLHDPFGGVVEDGKLFGRGAIDDKGPTIAAWHAMKIVRDSGVALNKRVRLIIGTDEESGFRCVKRYFEKEEMPTIGFAPDADFPIINAEKGIASILFKQKAVMDDEQLLLFKSGNRTNMVPDYAEAHLAEQVEFDNEQFVTFLNIHDVTGGVAIESGNTVISLNGKSAHAMEPDNGVNAAVLLASFLNRILKEGPSKDFTQFMFDAFANESRGLFLGLAFNDEMSGDTTLNAGIVTYNPESGGEINVSLRYSVSYPFEAKLTTCMERLTETPFSVDIGSNSAPHHMDANDPLIRTLQEVYTDHTGEPAELLAIGGGTYARVLEKGVAFGMLFPGREDVAHQADEYIYIDDLVKATGIYADAISRLVSEKRKGE